One segment of Carya illinoinensis cultivar Pawnee chromosome 13, C.illinoinensisPawnee_v1, whole genome shotgun sequence DNA contains the following:
- the LOC122291279 gene encoding uncharacterized protein LOC122291279 has translation MLAVLCVRPKPWILSSSSSSVHGSQAHHYPYISRIRRSPIHFVGFRGDRQPRHHHSSACRLGDSFGGGAASIWHAIMPCGAAGIPSDLLLRRKAMLRRERSGEGSWNAAWDARPARWLHLPDSAWLLFGVCACLAPLDLAIDGNSEAAVLEEKIEACDSIDLNACKNNELVGHDVIDSNANLNNDGSADYRVTGVLADGRCLFRALAHGACLRIGEEAPDENRQRELADELRAQVVDELLKRREETEWFIEGDFDAYVKRIQQPYVWGGEPELLMASHVLKTPISVFMLNRSSGGLVNIAKYGEEYQKDEESLISVLFHGYGHYDLLESFSEDTCLK, from the exons ATGCTCGCTGTACTGTGCGTGCGCCCCAAGCCTTGGATCCTCTCCTCGTCGTCCTCCTCCGTCCACGGCTCGCAGGCTCATCACTATCCGTACATCAGCCGGATACGCCGGAGTCCAATACATTTCGTTGGCTTCCGAGGAGACCGGCAGCCTCGGCACCACCACTCCAGTGCTTGTCGGCTTGGAGATTCGTTCGGCGGTGGTGCAGCGTCCATATGGCACGCGATCATGCCCTGCGGAGCCGCCGGTATACCGAGCGATCTCCTGCTCCGGCGGAAGGCGATGCTCAGGCGTGAGCGGAGTGGGGAGGGGTCGTGGAATGCCGCATGGGACGCACGCCCTGCCCGGTGGCTTCACCTGCCCGACTCGGCTTGGCTGCTCTTTGGCGTCTGCGCATGCCTCGCGCCGCTGGATTTGGCAATCGATGGCAATTCCGAGGCGGCagttttggaagaaaaaatcgAAGCTTGCGATTCAATTGACTTAAACGCTTGCAAGAATAACGAACTCGTCGGTCACGATGTAATCGACTCAAACGCTAATTTGAACAATGATGGCTCTGCTGATTACAGGGTCACAG GGGTGCTGGCGGATGGTCGATGCCTATTTAGAGCATTAGCACATGGGGCTTGCTTGAGAATTGGGGAAGAAGCTCCTGATGAGAATCGTCAGAGAGAACTTGCTGACGAATTAAGAGCTCAG GTTGTAGATGAGCTTTTGAAGAGGCGGGAGGAAACAGAATG GTTCATTGAAGGAGATTTTGATGCATATGTGAAGAGAATTCAACAACCCTATGTGTGGGGTGGAGAACCTGAATTGCTGATGGCTTCTCACGTTTTGAA GACTCCAATATCTGTCTTCATGTTAAATAGAAGCTCAGGTGGTTTGGTAAACATAGCAAAGTATGGTGAAGAATATCAAAAGGATGAAGAGAGCCTCATCAGTGTTCTGTTTCATGGGTATGGTCACTATGACCTATTGGAATCATTCTCAGAAGATACTTGCCTGAAATAA